The genomic stretch CGGAAGTTGGCCGGGATCGGCAAGCACCGTGTCTTGCCGCATAAGCGAAATGAAATCGTCAATCAAATCCTGCGCCACGCCGAATTTAGTCCGCAAGACACGTTTCAGTTCGCTCAGTACTTGTGCGGAAGTCAGAAGGTCGTGTGAAGTGAGAACCTCGCGCAGAACATCCGCGCAAAGACCTCGGGTTGCCGCTGCGCTGGCCAGGACATTGGTGTCCAGGAAAACCCTCACGACACCTCGGCGAACACATCGTCGTCGGTTAGATAACCGCGCGCCTCCGCAAAAGGCATGATCTTGCGCCGCAGTGCTTCAAACTGACTGATGCGAAGCTGGCGACGAAGGGCCTCTCGAGCGACCTCGCTGCGGTTTTTTCCCGACTGGCGACTCGCCTTGGTTAACAGTTTGTCCAGGTCTTTGTCGAGCCTGATTGTGAGTACGTTGGTTTTCATGTCGTACAATGTAGGACAATCGCAAAGTAGTGTCAACGAGGCCTTTCGGCCCAACGTGAGGCTGACCCGCTATGTCGGGTCAAGCCTGGAATGGCGCCCTGATTGTTGACAAAGCGGGAACAAGCGTTTTACATGGTGTGAACTATTATGGTCGAAGTGCGCGGTCTCACAAAATATTACGGCGA from Candidatus Binatia bacterium encodes the following:
- a CDS encoding CopG family transcriptional regulator: MKTNVLTIRLDKDLDKLLTKASRQSGKNRSEVAREALRRQLRISQFEALRRKIMPFAEARGYLTDDDVFAEVS
- a CDS encoding putative toxin-antitoxin system toxin component, PIN family produces the protein MRVFLDTNVLASAAATRGLCADVLREVLTSHDLLTSAQVLSELKRVLRTKFGVAQDLIDDFISLMRQDTVLADPGQLPTIQIQDQDDLPILSAAISAGADVFVTGDKELLDIGHVENLAIL